Below is a genomic region from Diabrotica undecimpunctata isolate CICGRU chromosome 7, icDiaUnde3, whole genome shotgun sequence.
gtagatcactaacttcccgttcaCTAGAACAtactaaaaaagagaacacttccaccttctcacaacatctcgcacaacataaacatacccacaacataccagaagacgtctctttgttacataatatacctcaaaaaaattttctaaaattagatttatatgaagacttggaaatagtcaaagaaaagcaaagaagccccaactgcgttaatcgcaatgtttctttcaaccgtgactttcaacccttacaccgacaactcttctcataacccacacttctgaAATTCGCCTTATCTTCTTTATctgaccttcctctataaacgtcaacaccttaatccttttCAACAATTGTCGCTTTTAAACAACCATTCTCTTTACACTATTGTCACAACCCTCCCTCCAAAAAATTTTCCGCCCCTATTGTCAACTTTATAACCTACCATATCTATCATACCTCACTATTCCATCATGTTTACAATCTTTACGCTTACATCATATTTCTgcccattcttttttcttttgctagttctctgtcatttcatatatctaccgtccactcattagttctaaactcagtaaccTTTTAAACATAACCCaataattcatcagaattcactatTTCCCACTTTACCAAAACCCTTAATCAACCTTCGCTCCACTCTATTAGTCAACACCTTAGTACAGcacaatcataaataaaatttcaggcttttatgtaccGATTTTAATACAatcaaatatattttgttcagggtgctagatgctttaagcatgaaggacctctattatctctaatttgttgattaactcatttattttcctttaaccctctctcctttattctttagtcatttcctTTACTTTTACTCTTGTCAAGTCTCTGAGGAGCTCATCCTTTTCAATTGTAAATTAATTccatatgttttaaatttaattccttcagccggaagatttttcaatcccttttctcaatctattggactcactcaTATTAAACCTTTTTACCATACGAGCAGTAACAAACACTttcatttaaatacgaagtcttacattagctacaaatatattcTATTCgattttccttgtcctagatgtgagctacataaaaggacaattccatatatttaagctaatttgtcacaaattacactttttagaccacactccatacgacaaagagtaacataagctgcctaatgcatacgtcatcctctcaaacatgacctttaacaacatcagtaattttacatcttttattccaatattaaataattaaaaaaattttttaaaatcccaacatctggattgctgttatcattttaacatcaagttttgaatcttttggctgtagtaatcctatgtttaactaatattgtttcatggtacactgacattttgtttttgacaccgttcatgggtatcttgtcaatcagttaccaggtgaagtccgtttgaagaggtttactctccggacactggaactcacttaaagcatgggtgtatgttacctgaagtaaaatttaattaaaatattaaacatcaaataatattatcaacattatGTACTATCTTCGGtaacacaatatattttaaagggtatttacccaaatattttggtggctcaggcatggtaacctgtaagtataaccattttgcttttttaaccttagtcaaaatttaaaaccacgtttactttaattaaatggtctatacttattttaggtattttaacctgatgatggaactgttgttccgaaaacgttcgtgtttttaatgtagcccttttagggtttttataaaatatacccctatacaaagattaacctctttttgtgatacgtggtatacagccagctgcaggaattattttccttgtggattttgaattattccacgttgcaaaagaccgagaagcttttaaaaatgtggtcgccaacctccgttaatggggacggcataggaagaagaagatattgctAGCTGATCCTGATTTCAATGAAAGCACACCTATTGATCTTCTAATACGAGCAGGATCTTTTTGGGAACTACTTTGCTCTGGACAGATAAAACTTGGAACGAATTCACCTATATTGCAAAAAACTTTATTCGGATGGATAATTTCTGGTCCGATTCGATTGGATGAATCAAAATTCACCACAACTCATTGCAATTTTAGTATGAATAATGAAATTTCTATAGTCTTCATTAAAATATCAATTGGAAAAATTTTGGGATATTAATGAGTATCCTTCAAGAAAACATTTTTCTCTAGAGGAATCCTATTGTGAAAAGCATTTCGTAGAAAATACTATTTTTCACCCAACTGGTcgttttgttgttaaatttcctTTGAAGGAACCTATCAATAAGTTGGGAGAGTCTCGAGATATTGCTGAAAACCGTCTTTATTCGTTAGAGAGAAAATTTGCTAAAAATCGATTTAAAGATTCAATATTCGAAATTTATTGACATTGGTTTCTGATTCAAATCTATCTTTAGGTTATTTTTTACCTCATCATTGCGTCTTTAAATCTGATAGCACCACTACCAAACTCAGAGTTGTATTTGATGGGTCTGCAAAGACTTCTTCTGGTCCTTCCTTAAATGATCTTATGATGGTCGGCCCTGTGGTGCAGGATGATTTATTTTCAATACTGATTCGTTTTAGAAGCACAACTTTGTAGTGGGAGCTGATATTGAGAAAATGTACCGGCAGGTACTAGTTGATCCTAAATTGCGTTCACTGCAACGCATTCTTTGGCGAAGGGATCCTTCTAATCCTATATCTGTGTACGAACTAAACACTGTCACATATGGGACAGCGTCTGCTTCGTTCCTTGCCATCCGTTACCTCCATGAAGTAGCTTACAATATTTCCGAGAAACATCCTTTAATTAGTAAAATCATACTAAAGGATTTCTATGTTGACGACCTGCTCACTGGTGGATCAACAATTGAAGAGGTTCAACATATAAGGTCCattttgtcaaccattttaaaTACTTTTGGATTTCCACTTAGAAAATTCGTTTCTAATTCTATCGAAATTGCAAACTCATCCACTGACCCTGAATCATTTGTCAATTTAGGCATAGACGAACCTACAAAAACCCTTGGACTTTTATGGCATCCAAAAAATGATGTTTTAATGTATACAATCAGAGATCAATTTTCCGATCCTGTCACAAAAAGGTCTATTTTAAGCATTATTTCTCAGATATTTGACCCTCTTGGACTGTTACTTCCGTATACAGTAACAGCCAAGTTAATAGTGCAAAGATTGTGGCAGCTGTGTATCACATGGGATGAATCAATTCCTTTGAACTTAACATATCAATGGCAACAATTCAAAGATCAAATCCACTTGCTTCAGAAGTTACAAATACCAAGGCATGCATTATGCATCTCGGCTGAAGTTATAGAACTTCATGGATTTGCTGACTCTTCAGAATCAGCTTATGGGGCAGTTATTTATGTGAAGTCCATAGATAACTCAGGAACTATTTCGGTTCACCTACTTTGCGCTAAAAACAGAGTAGCacctttgaaaattttaaatattcctAGATTAGAGCTATGCGCAGCATTATTATTGGCCGAGCtcatgaataaaataaaagattcTCTACAACTGCATGtgtcaaaaatttattattattctgattCTACTATTATTCTTTTATGGATCAAATCCTCACCACATCTTTATAAGGTTTTTATTGCTAATCGTATACAAATCATTCAATCACTTTCTAATTCTCAACAGTGGTTTCATATTCCTACTAAGAAAAATCCTGCAGACCTATTGTCTCGCGGTATTCCAGCTCTAGAGTTATGTAATTCTGATTTGTGGTGGCATGGTCCAGAAGAGCTTTTATTACCTTCTTCATTATGGCCTATCAATGGCACTCCACTTGCTCCTTGTTCAGAACTTCCTGAATTAAAGTCtattaaacaaattttctaaCCTCACTAGACTCACTAGGGTTTTTGCTTATGTACTGAGATTCGTGAATAACACTAGACATACACCCTTTAAGTGTACAGATCACTTAACTGTAGAAGAGATAAATAGTTCTATGATACAACTCGTGAAACTGGTTCAGTCTGATAAATTTACATTAGAGATTAAAGCTATCAAAATACATAAGAATATTCCTTCTAATAGTAAGTTGCTAAAATTAACCCCTTTTCTTGATGAATCTGGCATTTTAAGAGTTGGAGGTAGACTTAAAAGATCAGGATATGATTTTCCTAAAAAACATCCTATACTTTTACCCAAAGATCACATTCTGTCTAAGCTAATTATTTTAGATCAACATAATCAATTGATGCATGCAGGGCCTCAATTAACTTTGTACACGCTAAGAGAAAGGTATTGGATACTCGATGCTCGAAAGTTAGTTAGAAAAATCATACATaattgtattgtttgttttaaataCCCTTGTGTTCCACTGCAACCCTTAATGGTTGAACTCCCACCAGAAAGAGTAACCCCAAGTAGACCATTCTATAATACAGGAGTAGATTATGCTGGTCCTTTTATGATAAGAGATCGATTTACCAAACCCTATAAAACGATAAAGGCGTATATCTGTCTTTTTATCTGCATGGCCACGAAGGCAGTTCATCTCGAACTTGTTGGAGACCTTACTACACACTCATTTTTATCAGCATTGAGAAGATTTTCTTCTAGACGAGGCAAACCTTCTGTAATTTTTTCGGATAATGGCACTAATTTTGTAAGTGCCTATAAGGAGCTTGgtttatttcttaaacaagaaagtAAAACAATACATATTAATTTATCACTTGAAGGTATATCTTGGAAATTCATACCTGCGAAAGCGCCTCATTTTGGGGGATTGTGGGAACGGGGAATAAGATCTGTcaagtttcatttgaaaagagTAGTCGGAACCAATGTTTTATCCTATGAACAGTTTCTAACAGTCTTGGTTCAAATAGAGGGAATCTTAAATTCCAGACCTTTGCATCCGTTGTCGTCCGATCCCAATGATACTACACCACTCTCTCCATCGCATTTTCTCATTGGAGAAGCTATCACAAGCATTCCAGAACCAAATTATTTGAATACACCGACTAACAGATTGAAGCAATTCCAGCTTACTCAAGCAATCACTCAAGATTTTTGGTCTCGATGGTCTAGAGACTATATTAGTCAACTTCAGGCtcgagaaaaatggaaaaataattcACCTAACCTACTTCAACCTGGAACGTTGGTAATCGTTAAAGAAGATGACTTGCCCCCACAAAAGTGTTCCCTGGTGTTGATGGCGTTATTCGAACTGCTACCGTAAAGACTTTGAATGGAAGTTATCAACGCCCAGTGATAAAACTTTGTGTTCTACCAATTATTTAAAGTCCACTAGACTTTCAATGGAGGCGGCTATGTTGCGTCCCGCCATATATTCAAACTTTCTTTTTGAACCTTGAACGATAATaaacacataaacgataatagtgtaaagtcttttatttatttataattatttatattttgttgtattttatttacgaattctttactaatttattatattgttcttattttaatttattaaaaagcacgataatttatatcaatttatttagctaataatacataatttctctagacgaacgtaacaattaaaatcgcgacagcgaatcttcttcaaaattaactgaccctcttcataacaaaattcctctataaatataaaatcccgCTATTCGAGAACAACGGCAAAGCGACGATCTCCCATCGAAGtaaccagaagctcagaccggtctTATTCGGCCTACCTGGAAACCTCGAGTCGGATGATTCatcataatttgggtctagatccttcgccgaaatttctacaacaaaaacagaattagtcacaatatatttacagttttgtaggccatgatatttattatcgtaacattgtccccctcttaaaagaaggttcctcctggaaccttgtcgggactggaactggaacggtatgctggtatcggcaactggaccctcttttacaacttccagttgtataaaaatgacaagggacggttttctctccgcaccagtaactatgcggattgcaacagacta
It encodes:
- the LOC140446490 gene encoding uncharacterized protein, with translation MYRQVLVDPKLRSLQRILWRRDPSNPISVYELNTVTYGTASASFLAIRYLHEVAYNISEKHPLISKIILKDFYVDDLLTGGSTIEEVQHIRSILSTILNTFGFPLRKFVSNSIEIANSSTDPESFVNLGIDEPTKTLGLLWHPKNDVLMYTIRDQFSDPVTKRSILSIISQIFDPLGLLLPYTVTAKLIVQRLWQLCITWDESIPLNLTYQWQQFKDQIHLLQKLQIPRHALCISAEVIELHGFADSSESAYGAVIYVKSIDNSGTISVHLLCAKNRVAPLKILNIPRLELCAALLLAELMNKIKDSLQLHVSKIYYYSDSTIILLWIKSSPHLYKVFIANRIQIIQSLSNSQQWFHIPTKKNPADLLSRGIPALELCNSDLWWHGPEELLLPSSLWPINGTPLAPCSELPELKSIKQIF
- the LOC140446491 gene encoding uncharacterized protein, giving the protein MIQLVKLVQSDKFTLEIKAIKIHKNIPSNSKLLKLTPFLDESGILRVGGRLKRSGYDFPKKHPILLPKDHILSKLIILDQHNQLMHAGPQLTLYTLRERYWILDARKLVRKIIHNCIVCFKYPCVPLQPLMVELPPERVTPSRPFYNTGVDYAGPFMIRDRFTKPYKTIKAYICLFICMATKAVHLELVGDLTTHSFLSALRRFSSRRGKPSVIFSDNGTNFVSAYKELGLFLKQESKTIHINLSLEGISWKFIPAKAPHFGGLWERGIRSVKFHLKRVVGTNVLSYEQFLTVLVQIEGILNSRPLHPLSSDPNDTTPLSPSHFLIGEAITSIPEPNYLNTPTNRLKQFQLTQAITQDFWSRWSRDYISQLQAREKWKNNSPNLLQPGTLVIVKEDDLPPQKCSLVLMALFELLP